The genomic region CCGTCGGGGTCTGAGTCGTCATCGGAGTCGTCGGCGAGTTCATCGGCCACGGATTCGACAACGCCGAGCGATGACGCCGCATCGACACCGACGTCGTCACCGTCGTCGACGGAGAGCGCCTCATCGGGCTCACCGTCGAGCACGGTGTCCTCATCATCGGGGACGGCCTCCCCCGCCGCACCCGGCGTTGTGGTGAGCAACGGAGGCGCGCACACCGGCTCGTACTCGACGTCGGAACCTCGATCGGCGGCCGATCAAACACCCTCTGTGACAACGATTCCCAGCGTGACGGTGCCACTCCTGGATGACGTCACCCCGCAGACCCCACCATCCTCCGAGCGCCGTGACCGGTCGAAGCCCACGCCGTCGATCCCCTCGGCCGGTGTTAGCCGTCCCCAGGCCGAGGCGACAGACGCGACCGATACGACGGGCACGGACGAGCCCACCACGGCGTCCCCGCCCGTCCGCAGTGATGCCAGCACCCCGCCGACGTCCACTGTGACGGTCTCGTCCGAGGCGGTTCCGTCAGCTGCTGCGCTCGAACCCGAGCCGGAATTGCCGGCCACTGTGCCGCACAAGCCAGCCGATTCCATGGTGGCGGCGATAACGAGTCTGGTGACCTCGCTCATCAGCCCCTTTGCCGGCAACGTGCCGACATCGCCCGCGCAGTCACCGGCGATGTGGACGCTGCTGGCCGCCGCGCGGCGGGAGACCTTCGGCACGTCGCCCACCCTTGCCGCGGTTGGCAACCCGGTGACGACCGCACTCACCACGACCGAGCCCATCGCACCCGTCCCATCGCCGGTTGTCGCCATCCCGCAAGTGGCACCCCTGGCGTGGTTGCAGCAGATTCCCATCCTCGGACCGATCGTCGTGACCCCGATCGTCGAGTTCATCCATCAGATCCCGATCATCAGTGACGTCCTCCATCCGTTCATCGGTTATCCGGTGCAGTGGGGCAGGCCGCACGGCAGTCCCGTCTCGCGCGACGTCAAGGTGATCTCGTTCGACGGCACGCCGATCTATGTCCATTTCATGCCTGCGGCCGGGCTTCAGGCAGGACAGAAGGCGCCCACCGTCCTCTACGGTCCCGGTCTGGGCATGCCCGGCGCGACGAATCTCAACGGCACCGTGGTTGACGACATCCTCACCGACGCCGTGGGCATGGTGAGCATCGCGACACTGCGCGCCGCCGGATACAACGTCGTCACGTGGGATCCGCGCGGCGAATGGCGTTCGGGCGGTGTGCTGGAACTCAACTCGCCGGAGTTCGAGGCCCGCGATGTCTCTGCCATCATCAGCTGGGTGGCCGCACAACCAGAGGCCCGGCTCGACAGTGCGATTGGACTGGACCCGCGGATCGGCATGGTCGGGGTGTCGTACGGCGGCGGCATACAACTGGTGACCGCCGCCACCGACCATCGGGTCGATGCCATCGTGCCGACGATCGCCTGGAACAGCCTCAACAGCTCGCTGTACAAGGCCGGGGCGTTCAAGAGCGGCTGGGGCACCCTGCTGTCCGGGGCCCTCGTATTCACCCTTGCCGACGTCAATCCGCGGATCTATCCCGCGGCGATCGTCGGCGCACTGATCGGAGCCATGTCGCAGGCCGACCAGGACCTGCTGGCCGAGCGGGGTCCAGACTTCCTGCTGGACAACATCACTGCGCCGACCCTGCTTATCCAGGGCACCGTCGACACGCTCTTCACGCTGCAGGAGGCCAACGCGACCGCGCTGGCGTTGATTGAGAACGGTGTCCCGACCAAGGTGGTGTGGTTCTGCGGCGGCCACGGCGCCTGCCTGAACAATCTGTTCGACCTCAGCGATGGCGCGCTGATCGAGCGACGAACCCTCGAGTGGCTCGATCTCTACGTGAAGGGCGTGCCGGTGTCGACCGGCCCGCAGTTCGAGTGGGTCGACCAGAACGGGCAGTGGTTCTCGTCAGAGAACTACGTTCTGCCCCAGGGTGATCCGCTCGTCGCGACGCTGAACGGCGGCGCCACCCTGCCGCTGCTCCCGTACCTGGGCGGCTCGGGCCTACCCTTTGTTCCGTTGAGCTTCAAGGCAATCAACGCCGTGAACCTCACCGTTCCGGCAGCGGCGACGACGACCTATCTCGTTGGCGCGCCGGAGCTCACCCTCACCTATTCGGGCACGGGTGTCAGCCGGCACGTCTACGCCCAGCTGGTCGACGACACCACCGGTTTGGTGCTGGGGTACGTGGTCACCCCGATACCGGTGACGCTGGACGGGCAGACGCACACAGTCACCGTCGCGCTGGAGCAGGTGGCGCACACGCTGCGTCCGGGTCAGACCGTGACCCTGCAGCTCGTCTCCACCGCGGGGCTCTATGCGACGGTCGTTCCTCCGCTGGGCGTCCTGAACGTGTCGAGTATGCAGCTCACGCTGCCTGCCGTGGACGCCGCAGCCGTGTCGTCATCGTCCACGCGGCAGCTGGCGCACGCCGCGTAGCCAGCCCCGGATCCAGTCCCCTCGCGAACGGGAATGGTGCACGCCTCAGCAGCATGAACGTGTTGCACTTCTGGTCCGACCACCTGGAGGCGACGGGTGTCGGTTCGCCCGGCAACAGCAAAATGATCTAGGGCATATCCCCTGCCCTCAGCACCGCTCCTCGCATCACATCGCGCTTGCCAGAACTAGGCGATCTTTGGCACAAGCATCGGGATGACGGACGACTACCATTCGTAACGCACAACTGCTGGCCGGTCCAAGACGTCCTTACTAGACGTGTACTAGCCGGTAACACGGTGTGTACAGCGCCCTGGCAGCGAGCGTTCCCAGTAGTGGAACCGGTTCCAACTAACTTTCTACGTAGTTGATCTCAAAAATAAGTTACGTTGGACCTAGTTTGCCGCACTGGACACAAACCGCCACCGGCCAGCTATTTCTTTCAATTGACAAGTAACGGGGCCCTCGTGCCGCTACACGGCAGTGGAACGAGTTTCAAATATTTGCGATTTCACAGTCTCCGCTCAGATATGGTCACGGTCGTCAATATCGTCGCGGTACATCAAGGAGATTCGTGCAGATCAGCGTTCGCTCTTACCTCACGGCGGGTGTCGCACTGGCCGGTGCCAGCGCCATCGCCCTCACCCCCATCAGCCCCGTCACCGCCGCTGCCCCGGAAGCCCTGATGTCCCGCGCCGCAGTGTCCACCGCCTCGGTGCAACTCTCGGCCTTCTCGAACCCCTTTACGCCGTACGTGGACCTCGTCGGGAACACGGTCGGCAACGTTGCGTACATGGCCAACTCATGGCTCTCCCAACCCTTCCCGTTGTCGGGCCAGATCATCAGCAATGGACTCGGGTACGCCGAGCAGTACGTGACCGCTATGACGGGATTCGTCAAGGGGATGGCGGAGTGGGCCACCGGGACCAGCGCGGACCCATACGGGACCCTGCCGGCGGCGCTGAGAGAGGCCGCCAACGCGCTCAAGACGGGCAACATCGAAGGCGCCGTGCAGGCGCTCAACATGTCTTTCGTCGTGATGTTCCTCAGTGGCCCCATCAGCTTGATGAGCCTGTTGGAAATCCCGGTGAGCATCTCGAAGAACGTCACGGCAGCACTCGAGGCGGTCAACTCGCAGGTGATGTGGCTCGGACTGGGCTTCCTGCAGAACACCCTGGGCGTCACCACCGCGATGGGGAACAGCGCCCAGGCGATCTTGGACGCGATCCGCGTCGGCGACCTGGCGGGGGCAGTGAACGAGGCCATCGGCGCACCCGCCAAGGTCCTCGACACGCTGATCAACGGGCTTGCAGGCACCTCTCTGCCGGGGCTCATTTCCCATGGCCAAAATGGCGGCGTCCCCGGCCTGCTCTACACGCTGTTGGTGAGTGTGCCCCGGGCAATCGCGGCGGCAATCAAGCCTCCGGCACCGCCATCGCTGGCCGACGTTGCCTCGCTACCCGAAGCGACCGCAACGCTGGTCTCCTTGGAGGCCGCACCGGCCCCGGCCGTCGAGGCACCCAAGGTCGAGGTG from Mycolicibacterium sp. YH-1 harbors:
- a CDS encoding CocE/NonD family hydrolase — its product is MTVPLLDDVTPQTPPSSERRDRSKPTPSIPSAGVSRPQAEATDATDTTGTDEPTTASPPVRSDASTPPTSTVTVSSEAVPSAAALEPEPELPATVPHKPADSMVAAITSLVTSLISPFAGNVPTSPAQSPAMWTLLAAARRETFGTSPTLAAVGNPVTTALTTTEPIAPVPSPVVAIPQVAPLAWLQQIPILGPIVVTPIVEFIHQIPIISDVLHPFIGYPVQWGRPHGSPVSRDVKVISFDGTPIYVHFMPAAGLQAGQKAPTVLYGPGLGMPGATNLNGTVVDDILTDAVGMVSIATLRAAGYNVVTWDPRGEWRSGGVLELNSPEFEARDVSAIISWVAAQPEARLDSAIGLDPRIGMVGVSYGGGIQLVTAATDHRVDAIVPTIAWNSLNSSLYKAGAFKSGWGTLLSGALVFTLADVNPRIYPAAIVGALIGAMSQADQDLLAERGPDFLLDNITAPTLLIQGTVDTLFTLQEANATALALIENGVPTKVVWFCGGHGACLNNLFDLSDGALIERRTLEWLDLYVKGVPVSTGPQFEWVDQNGQWFSSENYVLPQGDPLVATLNGGATLPLLPYLGGSGLPFVPLSFKAINAVNLTVPAAATTTYLVGAPELTLTYSGTGVSRHVYAQLVDDTTGLVLGYVVTPIPVTLDGQTHTVTVALEQVAHTLRPGQTVTLQLVSTAGLYATVVPPLGVLNVSSMQLTLPAVDAAAVSSSSTRQLAHAA